A single region of the Candidatus Poribacteria bacterium genome encodes:
- a CDS encoding phytanoyl-CoA dioxygenase family protein, translating to MSTLEQHFEAYKTDGFTIFEKVSDEPQMQSWREKHQELSAANDGQTWFGNTLELASELMWPAVSHPTILEFVEKVMGPFVQLDNLTLAAFPSMEMEKAEGRVSGWHRDRWAHVPFTDAYHRPNAINAISYLQDLTDAYGPLRVIVGSHRKPITMEDSQRSVPHPDETLVHMGAGDVVITHNGLIHSGTPNTSGNLRYFFSIYYNLTWLKHTDHHTGPHTQKLLETAKAANNHQHMRLLGVDEQLQPRCNSGFLHSDEERWEEWATADRTAIEEV from the coding sequence AGCCTATAAAACCGATGGTTTCACAATCTTTGAGAAGGTTTCTGACGAACCCCAGATGCAAAGTTGGCGCGAGAAACATCAAGAACTCTCCGCCGCCAACGACGGGCAAACATGGTTCGGAAATACGCTTGAATTGGCATCAGAACTGATGTGGCCCGCTGTCTCCCACCCTACAATTCTCGAATTTGTGGAGAAGGTGATGGGTCCCTTTGTGCAATTAGATAACCTCACGCTCGCTGCTTTTCCATCAATGGAGATGGAAAAAGCAGAAGGCAGGGTCTCAGGATGGCACCGTGATCGCTGGGCACACGTTCCTTTTACCGATGCCTATCATCGCCCGAACGCCATTAACGCCATATCCTATTTGCAGGATCTGACGGATGCGTATGGACCCCTTCGTGTCATTGTAGGTTCGCATCGAAAGCCGATTACGATGGAAGATTCACAACGGAGTGTCCCGCATCCGGATGAAACACTGGTACACATGGGGGCAGGTGATGTCGTCATCACACATAACGGACTCATCCACTCTGGCACACCGAATACCTCTGGGAACTTACGCTATTTCTTCAGCATCTATTATAACCTGACATGGCTGAAACACACCGATCATCACACGGGTCCGCATACCCAGAAATTATTGGAAACCGCGAAAGCCGCCAATAATCATCAACACATGCGGCTCCTCGGCGTGGATGAGCAACTCCAACCCCGATGCAATTCCGGCTTCCTCCACTCCGACGAAGAACGCTGGGAAGAGTGGGCAACCGCCGATCGCACCGCAATTGAGGAGGTATAA